The following are from one region of the Penaeus chinensis breed Huanghai No. 1 chromosome 5, ASM1920278v2, whole genome shotgun sequence genome:
- the LOC125025657 gene encoding DNA polymerase kappa-like yields MSKTESDKENVDSAKMAEQTSKANRNDLPGSSSGPQNLALNTHKAGMEGLDTEKINEIIKKASEGSRFYQHKQKCQQRLDAKIVEMKRAAEAFSEEQIKKATLQMDHLVKELESRRDLTRTIVHVDMDMFYAAVEMRDDPSLRDKPMAVGSTGMLSTSNYAARKFGVRAAMPGFIGKKLCPDLVIVKPDFTKYKQASKEIQEIFSQYDPNFCPMSLDEAYLDITEYLVKNAHVVEMEDEDCETPAECVVNEMRRKIQEKTKLTASAGIASNTRLAKVCSDMNKPNGQYYLPPERQRIMDFISSLPIRKVSGIGNVMEQQLSAIGVNLCSDLMKKRGLLKLLFSDINYNNFLRITLGLGHTTLSTWTEKDRKSISTETTFRGTADRNVLFTITKDLCHELADEMSQKDIFGKVFTLKYKTVDFQIRSRAHTFPDAVQTTEVLATTARRILQHEMDVSPQPLSLRLIGVRMSNLLSSSEVGPNRQSTLTQLFSNNNVSCATKHCPEDKKSTHSQKNNGENQVSAQSSMSENANKKSIPNQGLKNASIGRYLSKAQNVKSPVKKISYECPVCGDSVEVPSLVEFNKHVDLCLLQGSSVNVQSLEDSKRLSHKEEEVFNINTIDTEEPSNNENLRHTESLKETLQNAQSSSASACSNNSSSRGIYTFSDYESDEELDFLEDNNLSSDLRISCDRQEEDDKISSNHECKLSCPICEEEFENITALNDMLMTV; encoded by the exons ATGTCAAAAACTGAATCAGACAAAGAAAATGTTGACTCAGCTAAAATGGCAGAGCAGACATCGAAGGCAAACAGAAATGATTTGCCTGGGAGTTCCTCTGGGCCTCAGAACTTGGCCCTCAACACGCACAAGGCTGGAATGGAAG gcTTAGATacagaaaagataaatgaaattatCAAGAAGGCATCAGAAGGGTCCCGGTTTTACCAACACAAGCAAAAATGCCAACAGCGCCTTGATGCAAAGATAGTGGAAATGAAGCGAGCTGCGGAAGCCTTCTCTGAGGAGCAGATTAAGAAAGCAACGCTGCAG ATGGACCACCTTGTGAAGGAATTAGAATCCAGGAGGGATCTAACACGCACAATTGTCCATGTAGATATGGACATGTTTTACGCTGCAGTGGAAATGCGAGATGATCCATCTCTAAG GGACAAGCCAATGGCAGTTGGGAGCACAGGAATGCTCTCCACAAGCAACTATGCTGCCAGGAAGTTTGGCGTTCGAGCTGCCATGCCAGGCTTCATTGGCAAAAAATTGTGTCCTGATCTTGTGATTGTTAAACCAGATTTCACGAAATACAAGCAAGCTAGCAAGGAGATCCAAGAGATATTTTCTCAGTATGATCCCAATTTTTGCCCCATGTCCTTGGATGAGGCGTATCTGGATATAACGGAATACTTAGTTAAGAATGCACATGTGGTTGAGATGGAAGATGAAG ATTGCGAGACTCCAGCAGAATGCGTTGTAAACGAGATGAGGCGGAAAATCCAAGAAAAGACGAAACTAACAGCTAGTGCAG GCATTGCATCCAACACACGCCTTGCGAAAGTCTGCAGTGACATGAATAAGCCTAATGGGCAGTATTACCTACCTCCAGAGCGCCAAAGGATTATGGATTTCATATCTTCATTACCTATACGTAAG GTATCTGGCATTGGGAATGTGATGGAACAGCAGCTTTCTGCCATTGGAGTGAATCTTTGTTCTGATCTGATGAAAAAGCGAGGGCTCCTGAAATTGCTCTTTTctgatatcaattataacaacTTTCTTAGAATTACTTTGGGATTAGGACACACAACCCTCAGCACCTGGACAGAAAAAGACCGTAAGTCCATTAGTACAGAGACCACCTTTCGAGGCACTGCAGATCGCAATGTGCTCTTCACCATCACCAAAGATCTCTGCCATGAACTTGCCGATGAAATGTCTCAGAAAGATATATTTGGGAAAGTCTTCACTCTCAAATACAAGACAGTAGACTTTCAGATTAGAAGTCGTGCACACACTTTCCCAGATGCTGTTCAAACAACAGAGGTACTGGCAACTACTGCTCGGAGAATCCTCCAGCATGAGATGGATGTATCACCACAGCCATTATCTCTGCGACTTATAGGGGTGAGAATGTCTAACCTCCTAAGTTCTTCTGAAGTTGGACCAAACCGACAGTCAACACTAACTCAGTTATTCTCAAACAACAATGTCAGTTGTGCCACAAAGCATTGCCCTGAAGACAAGAAGTCCACACATTCACAAAAGAACAATGGTGAAAACCAGGTATCTGCTCAAAGTAGCATGTCTGAGAATGCTAACAAGAAGTCCATTCCAAATCAGGGCTTGAAAAATGCATCCATTGGGCGGTATCTCTCAAAAGCTCAGAATGTAAAAAGTCCTGTCAAAAAGATTAGCTATGAATGTCCAGTTTGTGGAGACTCTGTTGAAGTTCCAAGTCTTGTGGAGTTTAATAAGCATGTAGATTTATGCTTGTTACAAGGATCATCAGTAAATGTCCAGTCACTTGAAGATTCCAAAAGGTTAAGCcataaggaggaagaagtgttTAACATTAATACAATAGATACAGAGGAACCAAGTAACAATGAAAATTTGAGACACACTGAGAGTTTAAAAGAAACATTACAGAATGCACAGAGCAGTTCAGCCTCTGCTTGTTCAAATAACAGCAGTTCCAGAGGCATATATACTTTCTCTGACTATGAAAGTGATGAAGAATTGGATTTTCTTGAAGACAATAACCTTTCCAGTGATTTAAGAATATCATGTGATAGGCAAGAGGAGGATGACAAAATTTCAAGTAATCATGAATGCAAGCTCTCATGTCCCATCTGTGAGGAAGAGTTTGAAAACATCACTGCTTTGAATGACATGTTGATGACTGTTTGA